From the genome of Nicotiana sylvestris chromosome 1, ASM39365v2, whole genome shotgun sequence:
TTGCCTGCGGTGGGGTGGTGGGATTCGAAACCAGGACATCtgcctgctctgataccatgttgcaGTATGTAACCATCTCATCTAAAAGGTTAAGCTGTTAGAAAGAATatacttttatttacttaattatatctCCAACGGCCGTTTATATTAGGACTATACCACTATAAATTGTCCACCTTTTCGCGTCTCCTCTTCTTATCTTCACATTTGTTTCACAAATTCCATTACCCCCTCCAAGAAAACTACTTCTCCTCTCCTCTCCTCTCTTCTCCTCTCTTCTCCTCCCACTGAAGATTATACCTTTCAGCAGCTTTTCTCTGCAAATTTTTGTTTATAAAGCAACATTAATGGAGTTCTTAAACATTGACAAATTGGTTTGTGCacttttctttcctttaatttCCATTCCTAAACTTGTCCACTTCATTTCCTGTTATGCACATCTTAATTAATCTCCATTCTTCAAGTGCATGCATGAACATTCTGGTATTtcttgtcttctttttctttttactagTATGGTTTATTCTGgctatccttttttttttttcttttttttactgaTAATGCAGTCTTTGATCAAAATTTTCAAGCTAGCCAGCCACAACAACAAGTAAAATTTTCGTATCAAATTTGATCTGATGATCATAGCCCGGAAAATATAGTAGATGTAACATGTAATCTGTTAAGTTGCATAGATGATATTAAATGTATACTGTATGTATAAACTCTTTTCGTGTTATGGCCTCCAATAACCATAATCTTAAAATCTTAAGGTGCACATATCATCATTTCGTTTCTTGCTATAGATGCCTGGGCAAGCTTTACTCTGGATgtttttcatatcaaatttgATCTGATAGCCTGGAAAATTAACCTGTTATAATCAGTTAAATTGCATAGATGATACTTTATACTGTGTGTAACTTAAATTCTTTTTGTATTATGGCATCCAAAACCAGAATCTTAAAATCTTAAGGTGCACATATCATCATTTCATTTCTTACTATAGACGACAGAGCCAGCTTTGCCCTGGATGTTTTTTCTTATAAAATTATACCTCAAGCTACTCAAAGTTGATTAATGGGTTAGAAGTGGTCTtcttttcgttcttttctttttcggGATCGCCCTCTATTTTTACTTCATTTCATGTCAGAAATTAGGAAATGTTCTAGCTtctcaaaaaagaaaagaacattGAATTAACTCTTGATAGTTTCCTAATTTCGGAGTACTTACTACAAAATAATGGACTATATCTagttttttcttcttcaaaatgtTCAAGTATTAGTTCTTCAGGTTATATGCATGTGctacttttctttgtttgttttccaTTATTTACCTTTCATATTATCTTCATTGATCACCGGAATAACTCTTTTTAGTTtggtttccttttcttttccaatCACTACATGGTATACACATTACAAAAActttaaaggatttttacgtTATATATGAGAGTATCTTAATTTGAATTGAGGCTATTAAATACTCCGTAGTGTTTCTTATTGTTAAGTGATATGATATTGTAAAAACCTCTTTTTTGCAGTCAATGAAAGAAGTAAGAATCCCATAAAAATTTAAATCACGGGAGTATTGTCAGAGCTTGCCGTGTAGGCTTCTATTTTAAATTGAATACGAATATTAGATGTGCAAGTAATTCATGCAAAATTAACGTGCAGTAGTGCTATAATAGCAAATTGATAGCGTAGAAATGCCACGGCTTCAaatacatatatacattctgATAATAAGAGAAGCCAATCACGTCAAGTAATATTAATGACTCAGAAAGAGATCTTCAACTATAAAAGACTACTCCATTGATTGTTGCaaatgtgcatttatttgctgtTGCAGACAAGATGTAATTATTTTACGTTTAACGTGTAAAAAGAACTGAGATCACGTCACGTACCTACCTCAACATACACGGGTTGTCCCTTTCATGGGATTAAGGAGAAAGCTACCCTAAGAAAACATAGGAGAAGTAAAATTAATGTTTGTGCtaaaaaaagaaatatttatgtcttgaaaaccaaagaaaatacttcctccattccaatttatgtgaacatgtttgatTGAGCacgaagtttaaaaaaaataaagatttttggaACTTGTGATCCTAAACACGTCAAAAAgggtccagagtatttgtgtggttataaaagcttctcattaagggtagaattgaaagtttaagctaaattgtttccaaatttagaaaggagttattctttttggaacaaaccattaaagaaataggttcacataaactggaacgatGGGAGTATTATTTTTGTTTACtttaattttttctctttttgttgtacGATTTCTTATTTTTAAATTCCTTTAagttatttatgatatttttttaagtaaaaatggtatttgaaaattagagttgtgtttgaaaATGAATACAATGTGgagttgtttttgaatttttgcgggtgatttgaattgaaaattttggaaaacaaCTTTTtgtagtttttcaaattttcgaaaaattgtGAAATCCAAACACTTattgtgaaaaaaaaaatgagtttTATCCGAAAAAAGTGAATTATTTTCTAATGGCCAAACGGGCCCTTAGGTATAAGTGTGGTGATGAACAAAAAGGAGGCAGCACGTGCACTAAGCAAACCATACTGATTAACTAAGATTAAGTCATAAATTAAGGTGAGAACGTTTATTCATGGAATAAACGTCGGATAAGTTTTACCTTATACCTTGAACGTGACTTTCTGACACACGACGACTGTTAACTAGCAGAAATTTTCGGATTAATAGATAGTgttccttgttttcttttagcaggGTCAGAGGGAGGAGAAGTTAGGGAATTCAGAGGAAGAATTAACTCTTGATGGAACTGTGGATAAGCATGGTCGTCCTGCTGTGCGTGCCACTACTGGAAGATGGTTTGCTGGTGTCCTATTACTTGGTAAATCTATTTAAATTCTGTCAACTTACAGATTTCTCCTTTTACATATTCATgtcaaaatgatttataacaacTACATTGATAGTGTAAAAATCTGTGAATTTGTTACTTAACGTATCGACTTATTTTGATTTTGGATGAATATATAGTGAATCAAGGTTTAGCTACACTAGCATTCTTTGGAGTTGGAGTGAATCTAGTCCTATTTCTTACTAGAGTTATGGGGCAAGATAATGCTGAAGCAGCCAACAATGTGAGCAAATGGACAGGGACTGTTTACATCTTCTCCCTTTTGGGAGCTTTCTTAAGTGATTCCTACTGGGGTAGATACAAGACTTGTGCCATCTTCCAAGCCATTTTCGTTGCTGTAAGTTATTCTACATGTCCATTTTCTCATTTATATATGTCGAAATATACAGATAGTGTAAACAAAAGATTTTTACATTATTATTAGTAGTAGTATATTTTAACCATTGGAGTTACCTACCTCATTTTCCATGCTACTAATCGAATCGACTTATTATTGATAATTACATGTAGTTATCTTTTAGATCCCCCAATAATGTAAAAGTTCTTTTTCCGCGCATAAAAATTAGGCTCATGTTGAAGTTTGTCTTTTGCAGGGACTAGTATCATTATCATTAACTTCATACATTTTCTTGATCAAGCCTAATGGTTGTGGAGATGAAAAAATGCCTTGTCGATCCCATTCAACTGTCCATATTGTGCTCTTCTATATGTCCATTTACTTAATTGCTCTTGGCAATGGAGGGTATCAACCTACCATTGCAACATTTGGAGCAGATCAATTTGATGAAGATCATCCTCAAGAAAGTCATTCAAAAGTGTCTTTCTTTAGCTATTTCTACTTAGCATTGAATCTTGGATCTTTGTTTTCAAACACTATCTTAGTTTATGTTGAGGATAAAGGAATGTGGACACTTGGTTTTTGGGCATCGGCTTGCTCAGCTATTTTGGCACTAGTTCTTTTTCTTATTGGGACGCCTAGGTACAGACACCGAAAACCTACAGGAAATCCCATTTCAAGATTTTGTCAAGTGCTTGTAGCTGCAATTAGAAAATGGAAGATAGAGCAACCTTCAAATGGATATGAGCTATATGAAGGTGATGGAAGAGACCTTGCTGATAATGGCAGTCGAAACATACTGCATACAAAAGAATTTAAGTAAGTTATTCTTTTGAAATTTGAACCTTATTCTAAGATTATTTTAGTCTTAGATTTATTAGCTAAATGAGAGGAGTGCAAATAGCACCTAGATGGAGCAATTTTTGCTACATCTTAGCACCTCGAACCCCCTTCACCAGTGGCCGAAGCCACATTGGTCCAAGGATGGTCAATTAAATCCCCTTTGCCAGAgtattaaattttaagttggtGCAATTTTTGTTATTATACACACACACCCACACCCACACATCCTATTGTTCCCCTCGTTCCAATCCTGCCATCGTTTCCAAATTGGTTGTTGTTTGTTTACATATATAAGTGCACGTGGATATAATTATAACACGATTTTTTTGGTAACAGATTTTTGAACAAAGCTGCTATAATCACATCAAAGGAGAGATTTGATAATCCGTGGCGCCTTTGTCCAGTGACTCAAGTGGAAGAAGTGAAATGCATTCTAAGACTATTTCCAATTTGGCTTTGTACAATACTCTACTCTGTTGTGTTTACTCAAATGGCCTCTTTATTCGTGGAACAAGGCGATGCCATGAAAACAACAGTGTCGCGATTTCACATCCCTCCTGCAAGCATGTCAAGCTTCGATATCCTTAGTGTTGCAGCATTCATTTTCATCTACAGGCGAGTTCTTGACCCCTTCGTTGCCAGTCTAAAGAAGTCTTCTCAAAGAGGACTAACCGAGCTCCAACGAATGGGAGTTGGTCTTATTATTGCTATAATGGCAATGGTAGCAGCTGGAATAGTGGAGCATTTCAGGTTAAAATATGCCAGCATAGATTGTTCTCATTGCACCAATTCAAGTTCTTTAAGCATTTTGTGGCAAGTCCCACAATATGTACTAATTGGAGCATCAGAGGTTTTCATGTATGTTGGACAATTGGAGTTTTTCAATGGACAAGCACCAGATGGATTGAAAAGCTTTGGAAGTGCACTTTGCATGACTTCAATTTCACTAGGGAACTATGTCAGTAGCTTGCTGGTTTCCATAGTGATGAGAATTTCGACTACGGATAATATGCCTGGTTGGATACCTGGAAACCTCAACAAGGGTCATTTGGATAGATTCTACTTCCTCTTAGCAGCATTGACAGCAGCTGATTTTCTAGTATACCTCCTTTGTGCTAAGTGGTACAAGTACATTGAGTT
Proteins encoded in this window:
- the LOC104247830 gene encoding protein NRT1/ PTR FAMILY 7.3 isoform X2 codes for the protein MEFLNIDKLQGQREEKLGNSEEELTLDGTVDKHGRPAVRATTGRWFAGVLLLVNQGLATLAFFGVGVNLVLFLTRVMGQDNAEAANNVSKWTGTVYIFSLLGAFLSDSYWGRYKTCAIFQAIFVAGLVSLSLTSYIFLIKPNGCGDEKMPCRSHSTVHIVLFYMSIYLIALGNGGYQPTIATFGADQFDEDHPQESHSKVSFFSYFYLALNLGSLFSNTILVYVEDKGMWTLGFWASACSAILALVLFLIGTPRYRHRKPTGNPISRFCQVLVAAIRKWKIEQPSNGYELYEGDGRDLADNGSRNILHTKEFKFLNKAAIITSKERFDNPWRLCPVTQVEEVKCILRLFPIWLCTILYSVVFTQMASLFVEQGDAMKTTVSRFHIPPASMSSFDILSVAAFIFIYRRVLDPFVASLKKSSQRGLTELQRMGVGLIIAIMAMVAAGIVEHFRLKYASIDCSHCTNSSSLSILWQVPQYVLIGASEVFMYVGQLEFFNGQAPDGLKSFGSALCMTSISLGNYVSSLLVSIVMRISTTDNMPGWIPGNLNKGHLDRFYFLLAALTAADFLVYLLCAKWYKYIEFEERSIRKQVEEKQGDLRF
- the LOC104247830 gene encoding protein NRT1/ PTR FAMILY 7.3 isoform X1, whose amino-acid sequence is MEFLNIDKLGQREEKLGNSEEELTLDGTVDKHGRPAVRATTGRWFAGVLLLVNQGLATLAFFGVGVNLVLFLTRVMGQDNAEAANNVSKWTGTVYIFSLLGAFLSDSYWGRYKTCAIFQAIFVAGLVSLSLTSYIFLIKPNGCGDEKMPCRSHSTVHIVLFYMSIYLIALGNGGYQPTIATFGADQFDEDHPQESHSKVSFFSYFYLALNLGSLFSNTILVYVEDKGMWTLGFWASACSAILALVLFLIGTPRYRHRKPTGNPISRFCQVLVAAIRKWKIEQPSNGYELYEGDGRDLADNGSRNILHTKEFKFLNKAAIITSKERFDNPWRLCPVTQVEEVKCILRLFPIWLCTILYSVVFTQMASLFVEQGDAMKTTVSRFHIPPASMSSFDILSVAAFIFIYRRVLDPFVASLKKSSQRGLTELQRMGVGLIIAIMAMVAAGIVEHFRLKYASIDCSHCTNSSSLSILWQVPQYVLIGASEVFMYVGQLEFFNGQAPDGLKSFGSALCMTSISLGNYVSSLLVSIVMRISTTDNMPGWIPGNLNKGHLDRFYFLLAALTAADFLVYLLCAKWYKYIEFEERSIRKQVEEKQGDLRF